Proteins found in one Thermaerobacter subterraneus DSM 13965 genomic segment:
- the serS gene encoding serine--tRNA ligase encodes MLDLRFVRQHPEVVREALRRRRLDAADLDALLEADARWRQHLQRLEELRARRNETSEAIGRLRREGGDASELIAAMRQVGDTIKELEEQVRQLEQEIQDRLLRLPMIPDPEVPDGDDAGDNVEVRRWGTPPEFGFEPRAHWDLGPALGILDFERAAKITGARFTVFRGLGARLVRALIQFMLDLHTREHGYTEVLPPFLVHRQSMIGTGQLPKFEEDAFRVADSDFYLVPTAEVPVTNLYRDEILDAGQLPIYHVAYTPCFRAEAGSAGRDTRGLIRQHQFDKVELVKFVRPEASPEEHEKLVADAEAVLQRLGLPYRVVLICTGDMGFAQARQYDLEVWMPSYGRYVEISSCSNYRDYQARRANIRFRPEPGARPQFVHTLNGSGLAVGRTLAALLENYQQADGSVVIPPALRPYVGVDVLRA; translated from the coding sequence TTGCTGGACCTGCGCTTTGTACGCCAGCATCCGGAAGTGGTGCGGGAAGCCCTGCGCCGGCGGCGCCTGGATGCGGCGGACCTTGACGCCCTGCTGGAGGCTGACGCCCGTTGGCGCCAGCACCTGCAGCGGCTGGAGGAATTGCGGGCCCGCCGCAACGAGACTTCCGAGGCCATCGGGCGCTTGCGCCGTGAAGGGGGCGATGCCTCGGAACTCATTGCCGCCATGCGCCAGGTGGGCGACACCATCAAGGAACTGGAAGAGCAGGTGCGCCAGCTGGAGCAGGAGATCCAGGACCGGCTGCTGCGTTTGCCCATGATTCCGGACCCCGAGGTGCCCGACGGCGACGACGCCGGCGACAACGTGGAGGTACGCCGTTGGGGCACGCCGCCGGAGTTCGGCTTCGAGCCCAGGGCCCACTGGGATCTGGGACCTGCCCTGGGGATCCTGGACTTCGAGCGCGCCGCCAAGATCACCGGCGCACGCTTCACCGTCTTTCGCGGCCTGGGCGCGCGGCTGGTGCGGGCACTGATCCAGTTCATGCTGGACCTGCACACCCGGGAGCACGGCTATACCGAGGTGCTACCGCCCTTTCTGGTCCACCGCCAGAGCATGATCGGTACCGGCCAGCTGCCCAAGTTCGAGGAGGACGCCTTCCGGGTGGCCGACTCGGACTTCTATCTGGTCCCCACGGCGGAGGTGCCCGTCACCAACCTCTACCGGGACGAGATCCTGGACGCGGGCCAGCTGCCGATCTACCACGTGGCGTACACGCCCTGCTTCCGCGCGGAGGCGGGGTCGGCCGGCCGGGACACCCGCGGGCTGATCCGCCAGCACCAGTTCGACAAGGTGGAGCTGGTGAAGTTCGTCCGGCCCGAAGCGTCGCCGGAGGAGCACGAGAAACTGGTGGCCGATGCCGAGGCGGTGCTGCAGCGACTGGGCCTGCCGTACCGGGTCGTCCTGATCTGTACGGGTGACATGGGCTTTGCCCAGGCCCGGCAGTACGACCTGGAGGTCTGGATGCCCAGCTACGGGCGTTACGTCGAGATCTCGTCCTGCAGCAACTACCGCGACTACCAGGCGCGCCGGGCGAACATTCGCTTCCGCCCTGAACCCGGTGCGCGGCCGCAGTTCGTCCACACCCTCAACGGGTCCGGCCTGGCCGTGGGACGTACCCTGGCGGCCCTGCTTGAAAACTACCAGCAGGCCGACGGCAGCGTGGTGATCCCGCCCGCCCTGCGTCCGTACGTGGGGGTGGACGTGCTCCGGGCATAA